The nucleotide sequence GCTTCTCAGCCACCACCGCCGCCAGACGCCCCTCTCCTCGAACGCCATAGACGTCGTTAATGATATCCGCCCCTTCCTCCAGGACGACCCTCGCCACCTCCGGTTTATAGGTGTCTACCGCCACAGGAATCGTAAGCTTGGGCCGCAGGTCGCGCAGAACCGGAAGGATTCGGCGAAGCTCCTCGTCCACAGACACAGGGACGGCGCCTGGACGGGTTGACTCAGCGCCCATCTCCAGGATATCGGCTCCCTCCTCCACCATCTGCATGGCCTGATCGGTAGCTGCCCCAGGATCCAGGAAGCGACCGCCATCAGAAAAAGAGTCCGGAGTAATGTTCAATACCCCCACTATCCAGGTCTTTTCCTGAACATCTAACAGATGGTCCCGACAGCGAAAGTGTAATTGAGTCATTGAGTCAACTTAGTCAGTTGGTCTATCTGGTCTGTTTGGTCTTGGGTCGAACCAAATGCCGACAAAGGGGGCAGATAAAAACGATGGGCGATGCTGCGGAACGAAGAGATCAAATGTCCTCGCCTACAGTCCCGGTCAAGGGGCAGAGGACTTCACCTTAGGCGGGTGCCGGGACCGTGGCAGCAGCCCCGTTCACGATGGCATCGATCTGAAGGCCGTCGAGCACCTCGGTTTCTAACAGGGCCTTTGCCAAGGCGTGCAGGACACCAATTCGCTCGATGATCAGCGCCTTGGACTTGTCGTAGTTCGTCATGACGATCTGTTTGACTTCTCGATCGATCTCCACCGCCGTCTGCTCGCTATAATCCTGATGCTGGGCGATCTCCCGACCCAAAAAGATCATCTCTTCGCGCTTGCCGAACGTGAGAGGGCCCAGCCTCTCGCTCATGCCCCATTCGCACACCATCTTCCTGGCCAGATCGGTGGCTCGTTCGATGTCGTTCCCTGCTCCGGTGGTCATCTGACCGAAGACCAACTCCTCCGCAACGCGTCCGCCCATCATGATGGCGATCTCGTTGAGGAGATACTCCTTCGCGTAGTTGTGCTTCTCGTCGATGGGTAACTGCTGGGTCATACCGAGCGCTCGGCCCCGCGGGATGATCGTCACTTTGTGAATCGGGTCGGTTCCGGGGAGGACCTTCGCCACCAGGGTGTGTCCGGCCTCATGATAGGCGGTCACCTTTCGCTCCTCCTCGCTGATGACGATGCTCCTCCGCTCGACGCCCATCATCACTTTGTCTTTGGCGTTCTCGAAGTCCGTCATGCCCACGGCTTTCTTATTTTGCCGGGCGCCCAACAGGGCTGCCTCATTCACGAGGTTGGCCAGGTCAGCCCCGGAAAAGCCGGGGGTCCCCCTAGCCAGAAGCGTGAGGTCAACGTCGGCGTCAAGAGGAATCTTTTTCGTGTGGACGCGCAGGATCCCCTCGCGCCCCCTGATGTCAGGTCTTGCCACTACGACCTGGCGATCAAACCGTCCGGGCCGAAGCAGCGCCGGATCCAGGACATCCGGGCGGTTGGTCGCGGCGACCAGGATCACCCCGTCGTTTGACTCGAAGCCATCCATCTCGACCAGGAGCTGATTCAAGGTCTGCTCCCGCTCGTCGTGACCGCCACCGAGACCCGCGCCCCTATGCCTGCCTACGGCGTCGATCTCATCCACGAAGATAATACAAGGGGCCTGCTTTTTGCCCTGTTCAAACAGATCCCGCACTCGCGAGGCGCCGACACCAACGAACATCTCCACAAAGTCCGAGCCGGAGATGCTGAAAAAGGGGGCATTGGCCTCACCGGCGATCGCCCGCGCGAGCAGCGTCTTACCCGTGCCAGGGGGACCCATAAGCAACACACCCTTGGGAATCCTCCCGCCGAGTTTCTGAAACCTCGGCGGGTCCTTCAGGAACTCAATAATCTCCCGAAGCTCCTCTTTTGCCTCATCCGCACCCGCGACATCGGCAAAAGTCACCTTGCTTTGCTTGTCAGATAGCAGGCGCGCTCGACTTTTCCCGAATGAGAGGGCCTTTACGCCACCGCCCTGCATCTGTCGCATGAAGAAAATCCATACCCCGATAAACAGCAGCATCGGAAGCCACGACAGCAGCATATTGACATACCAGGGATTCCCGTCAACCGGTTTTGCAATAATTCGAACCCCCTTCTGCCGCAGCTCTGAAATCATATCCTTATCATCAGGGGTATAGGTCCGAAAGACTTCGCCGCTGGTAAGCTTCCCCTTAATATCCGCCCCCTTCACGATGACCTCCGCAACCTCACCCTTCGTGACCTTGGCCATGAAGTCGCTGAAGATCAACTCCTTCTCCTGTGGCTGGTTCTGATTGAAAATGTTGAAGACCAGCACCATGATTAATCCGATAACAAGCCACAGGGCAAGATTCTTAAAAAACGGGTTCAACCTTTTCCCTCCTGTTACCAATCCCATTTCCTCACTCAGCAGGTTGATGCATAAGATTTTTTAGCACTATAATCATTTATATCAAAAAGCTTATGGGTTTTCAACGTAATATACCCGCAAACCGTCTTCCAACGTCTGGAAGGCCAAACCGGCCAAGCTAATGCAGTGTATCCGATGCTTCTTTACACATTCCGTTCGCCCTGAGCCTGTCGAAGGGTGAAGCTTGTTGCGGCGTTCCGTTCATGCTTCGACTGGCTCAGCACGAACGGTAATCGTGAGACATGACACTCGCGAGCGGTAATACGATTTCATCTCCCATCAATAAGAGCGCTATCGATGCGTTATCCCGTGTATCCGCCTGTATCGGCTGCACGCAGCCGGAGAATACGCCGCGTCGAATCGGTTACCTTAAACCGTTCGTCCACTCGAAAGCCAACGACCCATACGATCTGACCACCTGAAACTACCAACGGGATGTTCCCGCGTTGATTGCGCGGCACCTTTGCGTCTACGAAGAAGTCCTGGAGTTTTTTCCGGCCATCCATCCCGAGGGGAACGAACCGGTCACCCTCCTCCCACCCTCTGACGTGTAGCTCCTTTCCGGTACAATCAGCATCAAGGAGGGCGGTCCAGGTATCCGGCGGGGGTTCGCTCCGGGACCACTCCTCAAGGAGGTCGCTTCTCAAGATGAGCGGCGAGTCCGGAATGACCGTGAGACCTGGGACAGCAAGCGGGAAAGATGAAATGCGGCCCCTTACTTGACCCTCCCCCACCGAAAGAACAATGCCGGCGCCTGCCCTTCTTGCGCGCAACCCACCTGACGCCTGAATAGTGCCCTGCGCGCCCTCCGTCAGCAAGAGTCGATCGATGAGGAGTATCTGCTGAAAGGTCAGGCCTGCTCGGCTATCTCGCAGGTATTCGGCGGATCGCCGAATGATCCGCCATCTCAGAGCGGTGGGAAGAGTAGCCATGCGGGGAATAGACAGTACCAACTCCTCACGCGATCGCGAGAGCAGGACAGTCCCCAGCTCTTGCTCGACTATCGCGTTCAGTAGTGTGTCCTCAGCCTCAAGGATTCTGGCTGTATTCGCCAGAGCATGGACGATGCGGGGGTTATACCGCTTCGCCAGTCTCGGTAGGAGTTCCAGGCGAATCCGGTTCCGGCCGTACGAGAGGCTCCGGTTCGAGGAGTCCTCGACGTACGGGATCCTCTCCTTTCGCGCGTACCGTTCGATCTCCTCCCGTGAGCAGTCGATCAACGGGCGAATGATCCGGCCTCTCACGGGCGGGATCCCTCCAAGCCCCCTGACCCCTGATCCCCGGAGCAGATTCATCAAGACAGTCTCCGCCTGGTCGTCACGGTGATGGCCTACGGCGATGCTGTCGGCGCCTCGCTCGTTCGCCACCTGTTCCAGGAATCGGTAGCGGAGATCACGGGCGGCGGCCTGAAGCGAGCCCACCCCCCGTTCCCGCAACGCCCTCCCGTCGGCCGTCGTAATGGTCACAGGAATCTGATAGGCCTCGCATTGGCGACGCACAAAGTCGGCCGCCTCAGCCGACTCCGCCCCTCGGAGATCGTGGTTCAGATGGGCGACATGGAGAGAGATGTGATAGCGGATTCGGAGACGCAGCAGAAGGTTAAGCATCACCATCGAATCAACACCGCCCGATACGGCGAGAACAACCATCTCTCCCGCTACCAGCATCCGATGCCGATCGATTGTCTCTTGAGCCCTATGAAGCAGCGCGTCCCTCATCGAGTGGAAACTGCAAAGCAGCCTCTAGCGGCCATCTCCCGCTGATCGTCTGTACGTCTACTCTAATGAGCCTCCTACCTGCTGTCAATACAAATTGCGCGCACAACAACGGGCTTACGTCATTGATTCGATCATCCATAAGAGAAGGTAGCGAAAGGCCTTGAAGAAGACGCCTATCCATACTGGATGCCCGTTATCCTCATCGGCACTGACTACCGAAGAGCGAAAAGTCTTGGAACGCAGGCTGGGTGTGAAATTGTGACCTCATTTTCTTCTTGACAGCCAGGAAAGTAACTGCTAAACAAAGATTGCTCAGTATGATCTGTTTATGCTTAATACCTATGAAGAAGATGTAAAAATGGCGATAAGTGGGAAAATGCAACCGCGCCAGATCAGTAGTAAGTTAAAGGAGAAGATCTATATGGCCCTTTGGGGTACGGGAGCCCCAAAGGGCCATTCTGTTTTTAGGAGAGCTCTGCCTTGCCACTAGAAGGGGCCGGTGGGACGACCAATTGGGTCAATGATGCTGTACATGCATGGTCTCAATCGAGGCGGATCCGGGGTCTATACCCATGCG is from Candidatus Methylomirabilis sp. and encodes:
- the ftsH gene encoding ATP-dependent zinc metalloprotease FtsH translates to MNPFFKNLALWLVIGLIMVLVFNIFNQNQPQEKELIFSDFMAKVTKGEVAEVIVKGADIKGKLTSGEVFRTYTPDDKDMISELRQKGVRIIAKPVDGNPWYVNMLLSWLPMLLFIGVWIFFMRQMQGGGVKALSFGKSRARLLSDKQSKVTFADVAGADEAKEELREIIEFLKDPPRFQKLGGRIPKGVLLMGPPGTGKTLLARAIAGEANAPFFSISGSDFVEMFVGVGASRVRDLFEQGKKQAPCIIFVDEIDAVGRHRGAGLGGGHDEREQTLNQLLVEMDGFESNDGVILVAATNRPDVLDPALLRPGRFDRQVVVARPDIRGREGILRVHTKKIPLDADVDLTLLARGTPGFSGADLANLVNEAALLGARQNKKAVGMTDFENAKDKVMMGVERRSIVISEEERKVTAYHEAGHTLVAKVLPGTDPIHKVTIIPRGRALGMTQQLPIDEKHNYAKEYLLNEIAIMMGGRVAEELVFGQMTTGAGNDIERATDLARKMVCEWGMSERLGPLTFGKREEMIFLGREIAQHQDYSEQTAVEIDREVKQIVMTNYDKSKALIIERIGVLHALAKALLETEVLDGLQIDAIVNGAAATVPAPA
- the tilS gene encoding tRNA lysidine(34) synthetase TilS yields the protein MRDALLHRAQETIDRHRMLVAGEMVVLAVSGGVDSMVMLNLLLRLRIRYHISLHVAHLNHDLRGAESAEAADFVRRQCEAYQIPVTITTADGRALRERGVGSLQAAARDLRYRFLEQVANERGADSIAVGHHRDDQAETVLMNLLRGSGVRGLGGIPPVRGRIIRPLIDCSREEIERYARKERIPYVEDSSNRSLSYGRNRIRLELLPRLAKRYNPRIVHALANTARILEAEDTLLNAIVEQELGTVLLSRSREELVLSIPRMATLPTALRWRIIRRSAEYLRDSRAGLTFQQILLIDRLLLTEGAQGTIQASGGLRARRAGAGIVLSVGEGQVRGRISSFPLAVPGLTVIPDSPLILRSDLLEEWSRSEPPPDTWTALLDADCTGKELHVRGWEEGDRFVPLGMDGRKKLQDFFVDAKVPRNQRGNIPLVVSGGQIVWVVGFRVDERFKVTDSTRRILRLRAADTGGYTG